One region of Flavobacterium sp. KACC 22763 genomic DNA includes:
- a CDS encoding beta-N-acetylhexosaminidase produces MRKSILLLALFLSSLSIVQAQKLDLIPKPVSVQQSAGQFVLPPSLKIVVDKKLKNSGDYITTGFSKNTGINPIVSIGKKHGKNTISFLVDKKLNLPSEGYQLEINEKGIFVKGKTDKGVLNGFQTLLQICSAKEVKKGTLPFVQIEDYPRFDWRGMMLDCSRQFFDKQTVKNYIDWLAAHKMNVFHWHLTDDNGWRIEIKSLPDLTLKGAWRGPGEVLLPSYGSGDKRYGGFYTQEDIKEVVAYATDRGISVMPEIEIPGHSRAVTASYPEVGCEITQELKSVQGEVKNVWCVGREENYDLLDSIIREVSGLFPFEYIHVAGDEVNRANWEHCPKCQALMAKEGFTDSFQLQNYFFKRVQKIVDKYHKKTDGWNEILKGGEIDPNTLISAWQGISYGIESAKKGYKTIMMPGQFTYYDMAQSETERGHRWAAITDTKRAYSFEPIPDADLTTEEQKNIIGVQGALWSEYLDRPARIMEYQSYPRISALSEIGWSKKEDKNWDDFYGRLTNSHLKRLADMGIAFRDFPPTAIYKNGIITVTPPYEGAVVRFDKDGNEPTRQSPLYTGPIQTKNYEQYMFRVFFNEYSASPAVKAEKLPVANWDTSKAEVLTISENISQYVDKKGIWYLAFNPTDDGANGMIKNVSLFENDKLMQTYADEKALKSKPRLRFLIDNYNEKNTYRLDFTVENKEEKKSAANVKFNCSPYQEPEVKVTSSMAENPKFPISNLQDYNEESYLRTDVACKDGDWILYTFTNPVTSSKIEVLTGIPHHPRFIINNGFVEYSYNGTDFIKGDNFDYGNASIYPKQPVKAVRIQITGTNNEPLMASQDLKINP; encoded by the coding sequence ATGAGAAAAAGTATTCTTCTATTAGCCCTATTTCTAAGTTCGCTTAGTATTGTACAAGCCCAAAAATTAGACCTAATTCCGAAACCTGTATCAGTTCAGCAAAGTGCGGGTCAGTTTGTTTTGCCTCCATCCTTAAAAATTGTGGTAGACAAAAAACTAAAAAATAGTGGGGATTATATTACGACAGGTTTTTCAAAAAATACTGGAATTAACCCAATTGTTTCAATTGGAAAAAAACACGGAAAAAATACTATTTCATTTCTGGTTGATAAGAAATTGAATCTTCCAAGTGAAGGATATCAATTGGAAATAAATGAAAAAGGGATTTTCGTAAAAGGAAAAACAGATAAAGGCGTTTTAAACGGATTCCAAACTTTACTGCAAATTTGCTCTGCGAAAGAAGTTAAAAAAGGAACCCTTCCTTTTGTACAAATAGAAGATTATCCTCGTTTTGACTGGCGTGGAATGATGTTGGATTGTTCAAGACAATTTTTCGATAAACAAACTGTAAAAAATTACATCGATTGGCTGGCTGCCCATAAAATGAATGTTTTTCATTGGCATTTAACAGATGATAACGGTTGGAGAATCGAAATAAAATCATTGCCAGATTTAACTTTAAAAGGCGCTTGGAGAGGTCCAGGCGAAGTTTTGTTGCCATCTTATGGTTCTGGAGACAAACGTTATGGAGGTTTTTATACGCAAGAAGATATTAAAGAAGTGGTGGCTTATGCTACCGATCGTGGTATTTCTGTAATGCCAGAAATCGAAATTCCGGGGCATTCGCGTGCGGTAACGGCTTCGTATCCAGAAGTGGGTTGCGAGATAACGCAGGAACTTAAAAGTGTTCAAGGAGAAGTAAAAAATGTTTGGTGTGTTGGGCGTGAAGAAAATTATGATCTTCTGGATTCAATCATTAGAGAAGTTTCGGGATTATTTCCTTTTGAATATATTCATGTTGCGGGAGACGAAGTGAATCGCGCCAATTGGGAACATTGTCCAAAATGTCAAGCTTTAATGGCAAAGGAAGGATTTACAGACAGTTTTCAGCTTCAGAATTATTTTTTTAAAAGAGTTCAAAAAATTGTAGACAAATACCATAAAAAAACGGATGGCTGGAATGAAATCCTGAAAGGCGGAGAAATCGATCCAAATACTTTGATTTCTGCTTGGCAGGGAATTAGTTACGGAATTGAATCGGCAAAAAAAGGGTATAAAACCATCATGATGCCAGGACAATTTACCTATTATGATATGGCGCAATCTGAAACAGAACGCGGTCACAGATGGGCAGCAATTACAGATACAAAAAGAGCCTATTCGTTTGAACCAATTCCTGATGCTGATTTAACTACAGAAGAACAAAAAAATATCATTGGAGTTCAAGGTGCTTTGTGGAGCGAATATTTAGATCGTCCTGCAAGAATTATGGAATACCAAAGTTATCCGAGAATCAGCGCGTTGTCTGAAATTGGATGGTCTAAAAAAGAAGATAAAAACTGGGATGATTTTTATGGAAGATTAACCAACAGCCATTTAAAAAGACTGGCTGATATGGGAATTGCTTTTAGAGATTTTCCTCCAACAGCTATTTATAAAAATGGAATAATCACGGTAACGCCACCTTATGAAGGTGCCGTTGTACGATTTGATAAAGACGGAAATGAGCCTACTAGACAATCGCCTTTATATACAGGACCAATTCAAACTAAAAATTACGAGCAATATATGTTCAGAGTATTTTTTAATGAATATTCGGCAAGCCCTGCCGTAAAAGCAGAAAAATTGCCTGTTGCTAATTGGGATACATCAAAAGCAGAAGTTTTGACTATTTCTGAAAATATCTCACAATATGTAGATAAAAAAGGCATCTGGTATTTGGCTTTTAATCCGACAGATGACGGAGCAAACGGAATGATCAAAAATGTTTCGCTTTTTGAAAATGATAAATTAATGCAGACTTATGCAGACGAAAAAGCATTAAAATCAAAACCTCGTTTGAGATTTTTGATTGATAATTACAACGAAAAAAATACGTATAGATTAGATTTTACAGTCGAAAATAAAGAAGAGAAAAAGTCTGCTGCAAATGTAAAGTTCAACTGTTCTCCTTATCAGGAACCAGAAGTAAAAGTGACTTCATCGATGGCAGAAAATCCGAAGTTTCCAATTTCGAATCTGCAAGATTATAACGAAGAATCGTATTTGCGTACCGATGTTGCTTGCAAAGATGGCGATTGGATTTTGTATACCTTTACTAATCCTGTAACCTCTTCTAAAATTGAAGTTTTAACTGGAATTCCGCATCACCCGAGATTTATCATTAATAATGGATTTGTGGAGTATTCGTATAACGGAACCGATTTCATAAAAGGCGATAATTTCGACTACGGAAATGCTTCAATTTATCCGAAACAGCCTGTAAAAGCAGTTAGAATACAAATTACAGGAACCAATAATGAGCCTTTGATGGCAAGTCAGGACTTAAAAATCAATCCATAA
- a CDS encoding glycoside hydrolase family 10 protein, which translates to MKSLKLLILILLIQTKIFSQQSPKREMRAAWISTVENIDWPSKPGLSDKEMKNEMIAILDNLRSNNLNTVIFQIRPTADAYYKSTKEPASHWITGTQGVAPGFDPLQMMIDEAGKRGMNVHVWLNPYRVQKDTVRDVLSKNHLYFKRPDLFLTYGKTRYFNPGMQETRNFVASVVGEIVRKYDIQAVHMDDYFYPYKIEGQEFPDDKAFAKGPRQFKDKDDWRRDNVDLIIKQIRDTIIANKPEVEFGISPFGVWRNIAKDSQGSNTRAGATNYDDLYADILKWQKENWIDYVTPQLYWHIGFDRANFEVLAKWWAEHKYGANVYVGHGDYKISTTAKEPEWRSPDQIVKQIEMIRKMPQIDGSMHFTASNFLKKGDTLRKPLIEKEYKYIALTPEANRITRLKPEPPTNAVIAKKGNNAVLTWKAAINDKKYVIYKFPKGRITDFSNPQNIYYVTTALKLEVPNVDLENYVYALTALSQTQTESSPIEFSAK; encoded by the coding sequence ATGAAAAGTCTAAAATTACTAATCCTAATACTGCTGATTCAGACCAAAATTTTCAGTCAGCAATCTCCAAAAAGAGAAATGCGCGCTGCTTGGATTTCTACAGTAGAAAATATCGACTGGCCGTCAAAACCGGGATTATCAGATAAAGAAATGAAGAACGAAATGATTGCCATTTTGGATAATTTACGATCTAACAATCTTAATACGGTAATTTTTCAAATCCGCCCAACTGCCGATGCGTATTATAAATCAACAAAGGAACCAGCATCGCATTGGATAACCGGAACTCAAGGCGTTGCTCCGGGTTTTGATCCATTGCAGATGATGATCGATGAAGCAGGAAAACGTGGAATGAACGTACATGTGTGGCTTAATCCATATCGTGTTCAGAAAGATACAGTAAGAGATGTGCTTTCGAAAAATCATTTATATTTTAAAAGACCAGACCTTTTCCTGACGTATGGAAAAACGAGATATTTTAATCCAGGTATGCAAGAAACTAGAAATTTTGTTGCTTCTGTTGTAGGCGAGATTGTTCGTAAATACGATATTCAGGCCGTGCATATGGATGATTATTTTTATCCGTATAAAATTGAAGGGCAAGAGTTTCCAGATGATAAAGCTTTCGCTAAAGGACCGCGTCAGTTTAAAGATAAAGACGATTGGAGAAGAGACAACGTCGATTTAATCATCAAACAAATTAGAGATACAATTATTGCTAATAAACCTGAAGTCGAATTCGGAATTTCGCCTTTTGGAGTATGGAGAAATATTGCCAAAGATTCGCAAGGTTCTAATACCAGAGCAGGAGCAACCAATTATGATGATTTATATGCTGATATTTTAAAATGGCAGAAAGAAAACTGGATCGATTATGTAACGCCTCAACTCTATTGGCACATTGGTTTTGATCGCGCCAATTTTGAAGTTCTGGCAAAATGGTGGGCAGAACATAAATATGGAGCAAATGTTTACGTGGGTCATGGCGATTATAAAATTTCAACTACCGCCAAAGAACCAGAATGGAGAAGTCCAGACCAGATTGTAAAACAAATCGAAATGATTCGTAAAATGCCTCAAATTGATGGTTCAATGCATTTTACTGCTTCAAATTTTCTAAAAAAAGGAGATACGCTGAGAAAACCTCTTATTGAAAAAGAATATAAATATATTGCTTTAACTCCCGAAGCCAACAGAATTACAAGATTAAAACCAGAACCGCCAACAAATGCTGTAATTGCCAAAAAAGGCAATAATGCAGTTTTAACTTGGAAAGCCGCCATTAATGACAAAAAATATGTAATCTACAAATTCCCAAAAGGAAGAATAACCGATTTCTCAAATCCTCAGAATATTTATTATGTGACAACAGCTCTAAAACTAGAAGTGCCAAACGTCGATTTGGAAAACTACGTTTATGCGCTCACCGCTTTGAGTCAGACTCAGACGGAAAGCAGTCCAATTGAATTTTCAGCAAAATAA
- a CDS encoding outer membrane protein assembly factor BamB family protein has translation MKNLFLRILLLFVIVSGFSQNAGKSENIKFVQLTDLHVSVGNDNDFLLQNIVKEINNSDFEFAIVTGDLTNRGADDELKQVHSILSQLKIPYYVISGNHETNWSESAGLTYKKIFGEDRFVFSKGDYVFIGFPCGPYMKMGDGFVKHEDVLWLDKTLKENLKNNNKKVLNFAHYPLDNSVSNYKEVLSVLEKYPTVATFCGHGHTLRKYNFSGLSGIMGTSITSLDGKTKSYNQVIISKDSISIYQKEIDKPGVFKFSVPSKPSKIEIPKDTVAFQTPFIKDIASIYSLPAFDKKNLYFTNSIGEIKSVNQKNKNVNWKTETGNSIYFSPIIVNNNLVIGTIEGNLLGFDTQSGKQKWTIPVGGVLVGSPIAENNKVYTASSTAFICADAVTGKVIWQSNLPASYSQGTPLIQNDKIIFGVWDSYVYCLDKNTGKLIWKWNNGNDKQILYSAGNVNMVASKNRLYFVTPQRFLTILDIETGKTLLRTQKWKIRESMGKSQDGKWFYGKTMEGELVRVPLNDTIELTEENVVSQSKVLDLKWGYEHNPAAILEKNNKIYLGSRKGEVVIVDATKFEIIKQINLGSSSINGFTLDDKGQVWASLIEGGIFLLE, from the coding sequence ATGAAAAATCTATTTTTAAGAATATTATTGCTTTTTGTAATAGTTTCTGGGTTCTCTCAAAATGCAGGAAAATCAGAAAATATCAAATTTGTACAGCTAACTGATTTGCACGTTTCGGTAGGAAATGACAATGACTTTTTATTGCAGAATATTGTAAAAGAAATCAATAATTCAGATTTTGAGTTTGCAATTGTAACTGGAGATTTAACCAATCGCGGTGCTGATGATGAATTGAAACAGGTACATTCGATACTTTCTCAATTGAAGATTCCATATTATGTAATTTCTGGAAATCATGAAACGAACTGGAGTGAAAGTGCTGGTTTGACGTACAAAAAAATATTTGGCGAGGATCGATTTGTTTTTTCAAAAGGTGATTATGTCTTTATAGGCTTTCCGTGTGGACCTTACATGAAAATGGGAGATGGTTTTGTAAAACACGAAGATGTACTTTGGCTGGATAAAACTTTAAAAGAAAACCTTAAAAATAATAATAAAAAAGTACTGAATTTTGCTCATTATCCGTTAGATAACAGCGTGAGCAACTATAAAGAAGTGCTTTCCGTTTTAGAAAAATATCCAACTGTTGCCACTTTTTGCGGTCACGGACATACTTTAAGAAAGTATAATTTCTCAGGTTTGAGTGGTATAATGGGAACTTCGATAACTTCGCTTGACGGAAAAACAAAAAGTTATAATCAAGTAATTATTAGCAAAGACAGTATCAGTATCTATCAAAAAGAAATTGATAAACCAGGAGTTTTTAAATTTTCGGTACCATCAAAACCTTCCAAAATTGAAATTCCGAAAGATACTGTTGCATTCCAAACTCCTTTTATAAAAGATATTGCTTCTATTTACTCGCTTCCTGCATTCGATAAAAAGAATCTTTATTTCACTAACTCAATTGGCGAAATAAAATCGGTTAATCAGAAAAATAAAAATGTAAATTGGAAAACGGAAACAGGAAATTCGATTTATTTTTCTCCAATAATTGTAAATAATAATTTGGTTATAGGTACAATAGAAGGAAATCTATTAGGATTTGACACTCAATCAGGAAAACAGAAATGGACTATTCCTGTTGGTGGTGTTTTGGTAGGTTCGCCAATTGCAGAAAACAATAAAGTGTATACAGCCAGTTCTACAGCATTTATTTGTGCAGATGCTGTGACAGGTAAAGTTATTTGGCAGAGTAATTTACCAGCTTCTTATTCGCAGGGAACTCCATTAATACAAAACGATAAAATAATTTTTGGAGTTTGGGATTCGTATGTGTATTGTTTGGATAAAAATACAGGAAAACTAATCTGGAAATGGAATAATGGCAACGATAAACAAATTTTGTATTCTGCTGGAAATGTCAATATGGTTGCATCAAAAAATAGACTTTATTTTGTTACGCCTCAACGTTTCTTGACCATTTTAGATATTGAAACGGGGAAAACGCTTTTAAGAACTCAAAAATGGAAAATTAGAGAATCGATGGGGAAAAGCCAAGACGGAAAATGGTTTTATGGCAAAACAATGGAAGGAGAACTGGTAAGGGTGCCGCTTAATGATACTATTGAATTGACTGAAGAAAATGTTGTAAGCCAAAGCAAAGTTTTGGATTTAAAATGGGGATATGAACACAATCCGGCAGCCATATTAGAAAAAAACAATAAAATATATTTAGGAAGCCGAAAAGGTGAAGTTGTAATTGTTGATGCCACAAAATTTGAAATCATAAAACAAATCAATTTGGGAAGTTCAAGTATAAATGGCTTTACGCTTGATGACAAAGGACAAGTTTGGGCATCACTTATTGAAGGAGGGATATTTCTGTTAGAATAA
- a CDS encoding alpha/beta hydrolase — MKKIIYSILLLLFIFTAKAAKVDTLQVFSSSMQKNIKTCVVVPDHYKKSKKAFPVVYLLHGYSGNYRSWAKDFKELGKQVDQYGFIVVGVDGNYSSWYFDSPIDPSFKYETYVVKELVPFIDKQYRTIADRKARAISGLSMGGHGALYLSFRHQDVFGAAGSMSGGVDFRPFPENWDIKKRLGPITEFPENWNQNTVTNMLDLVKDNKLKLIIDCGVDDFFMKVNRELHAKMLDLKINHDYIERPGEHNLKYWENSLKYQLLFFYNYFNDAEKMQ, encoded by the coding sequence ATGAAAAAAATAATTTATTCGATCTTACTGCTGCTTTTCATTTTTACAGCCAAAGCGGCGAAGGTTGACACTTTGCAGGTTTTTAGTTCTTCGATGCAGAAGAATATTAAAACTTGCGTGGTAGTTCCTGACCATTATAAAAAAAGCAAGAAAGCATTTCCAGTTGTTTACCTGCTTCATGGCTACAGCGGAAATTATAGATCTTGGGCAAAAGATTTTAAAGAATTAGGAAAACAAGTGGATCAATACGGTTTTATAGTGGTTGGTGTTGATGGGAATTATTCAAGCTGGTATTTTGATAGTCCTATAGATCCAAGTTTTAAATATGAAACTTATGTGGTAAAAGAATTGGTTCCGTTTATTGACAAACAATACAGAACAATTGCAGACCGTAAAGCAAGAGCCATTTCAGGTTTGAGCATGGGCGGACATGGAGCTTTGTATCTCTCATTCAGACATCAAGATGTATTTGGTGCGGCAGGAAGCATGAGCGGAGGAGTAGATTTTCGTCCGTTTCCTGAAAATTGGGATATCAAAAAACGATTAGGCCCAATTACAGAATTCCCAGAAAACTGGAATCAGAATACGGTTACCAATATGTTAGACTTGGTAAAAGACAATAAATTAAAACTGATTATTGACTGTGGGGTTGATGATTTCTTTATGAAAGTAAACAGAGAACTTCATGCAAAAATGTTAGACCTAAAGATAAATCACGATTATATAGAACGTCCAGGCGAACATAATTTAAAATACTGGGAGAATTCCTTAAAATATCAACTGCTGTTTTTCTACAATTATTTTAATGATGCTGAAAAAATGCAGTAA
- a CDS encoding FAD-binding and (Fe-S)-binding domain-containing protein — MSDSLQLQELENSLEGNLFYDDLHKKIYATDASAYRIMPLAVAIPKSENDIVNIIQFASKNKISITPRTAGTSLAGQTVGSGIIVDVSKHFNKIVSFDPKKKTITVQPGVIRDELNLYLKPHGLFFAPTTSTTNRCMIGGMVGNNSSGTTSIRYGVTRDKIVEIKAVLSDGTTAVFKDLTSEEFIEKTKGDSLENKIYKTIYEELSNKENQEEILKEFPKPEIHRRNTGYAIDVLLKSKLFSGTEDTINLGKLLCGSEGTLAFTTEITLKVDDLPPVNNIMVVAHFHTIQESLEAVVTAMKHHLYTCEMMDDTILDCTKTNREQAKNRFFIVGEPKAVIMLEVGSHISMEDAELQADALIKDLENNGFGYALPKIYGADIDKVNEVRKAGLGLLGSIVGDDKAADSIEDTAVELSDLPNYIADFAAMMERHGQSAIYYAHAGAGELHLRPKINLKTKEGLHQFRNLSTEVAHLVKKYRGSLSGEHGDGILRGEFLPFMIGDKNYELLKRVKKAFDPNTILNVGKIVNASKMDENLRFEAGRIEPEIKTIQDFSDSLGVLRAAEKCNGSGDCRKMPSAGGTLCPSYRATRNEKDTTRARANALREYLTNSEKENKFDHEELYKVFELCVSCKACASECPSNVDVATLKAEFLYQYQKANGFSFRNKIFAFNSKLNELGSIAPSITNWASNLSFVKKRMGIAPERQVPLLAPKTFRKWYEKNRKQNIGSSFENGSVYLFCDEFTNYYDVSVGIDAYELLTELGYRVIVIDHEESGRAFISKGFLEEAQEIANKNVNTFKNIISENTPLIGIEPSAILTFRDEYIRLAADKESAEKLAKNTFTVEEFFKREIGNGKIHADQFSEKEKNIKIHGHCHQKSLSSVEASFAMLNVPKNNTVTIYNSGCCGMAGSFGYEKEHYEISMKMGEDTLFPKIRATEQSTEIAAAGTSCRHQIFDGTSRKALHPVTILKDCLK; from the coding sequence ATGTCCGATTCTCTCCAATTACAAGAATTAGAAAACTCCTTAGAAGGAAACCTTTTTTATGATGACCTTCATAAAAAAATATACGCCACAGATGCCTCTGCTTATAGAATTATGCCGCTTGCCGTGGCTATTCCAAAATCAGAAAATGATATTGTAAATATTATCCAATTTGCTTCAAAAAATAAAATTTCTATAACGCCAAGAACGGCAGGAACATCATTAGCCGGACAAACCGTTGGAAGCGGAATCATTGTCGATGTTTCTAAACATTTTAATAAAATTGTTTCTTTTGATCCTAAAAAGAAAACCATAACGGTTCAGCCTGGAGTAATTCGCGATGAACTGAATTTATATCTAAAGCCACACGGATTATTTTTTGCACCAACGACATCAACTACCAATAGATGTATGATTGGGGGAATGGTTGGAAATAATTCGTCTGGGACAACTTCGATTCGCTACGGTGTTACCCGAGATAAAATTGTAGAAATAAAAGCCGTTTTAAGTGACGGAACTACAGCTGTATTCAAAGATTTAACTTCTGAAGAGTTTATTGAGAAAACAAAAGGAGATTCTTTAGAAAATAAAATCTACAAAACGATTTACGAAGAACTTTCGAACAAAGAAAATCAGGAAGAAATCTTAAAAGAGTTTCCAAAACCAGAAATTCACAGACGAAATACAGGTTACGCGATTGATGTCCTGCTAAAATCTAAACTTTTTTCGGGAACTGAAGATACCATCAATTTAGGAAAACTCCTTTGCGGAAGTGAAGGAACTTTGGCATTTACGACAGAAATCACTTTGAAAGTAGATGATTTGCCGCCAGTAAACAATATTATGGTGGTAGCGCATTTTCATACGATTCAGGAAAGTTTGGAAGCTGTTGTCACTGCAATGAAGCATCATTTGTACACTTGCGAAATGATGGATGATACAATATTAGATTGTACGAAAACCAATAGGGAACAGGCTAAAAACCGATTTTTTATTGTGGGCGAACCAAAAGCAGTTATTATGCTTGAAGTTGGATCGCATATTAGTATGGAAGATGCCGAATTGCAAGCTGATGCATTAATTAAAGATCTTGAAAATAATGGTTTCGGATATGCTTTGCCAAAGATTTACGGTGCCGATATTGACAAAGTAAACGAGGTGAGAAAAGCAGGTCTTGGACTTTTAGGAAGCATTGTGGGAGACGATAAAGCAGCTGATTCTATTGAAGATACAGCGGTTGAATTGAGCGATCTTCCAAACTATATTGCCGATTTTGCAGCGATGATGGAAAGACACGGACAAAGTGCCATTTACTACGCGCACGCCGGAGCGGGCGAGCTGCATTTGCGTCCGAAGATAAATTTGAAGACAAAAGAAGGATTGCATCAGTTTAGAAATTTATCTACTGAAGTAGCGCATTTGGTAAAAAAATATAGAGGTTCGTTAAGCGGTGAACATGGCGACGGAATTCTACGCGGAGAATTTCTGCCGTTTATGATTGGCGATAAAAATTACGAGTTGCTAAAACGAGTAAAAAAAGCGTTTGATCCGAACACGATTTTGAATGTTGGAAAAATCGTAAATGCTTCAAAAATGGATGAAAATCTTCGTTTTGAAGCGGGAAGAATTGAACCTGAAATAAAAACGATTCAGGATTTCTCGGATAGTTTGGGAGTTTTGCGTGCCGCAGAAAAATGCAACGGTTCGGGCGATTGCCGAAAAATGCCATCAGCAGGCGGAACTCTTTGTCCAAGTTATCGTGCGACAAGAAACGAAAAAGATACTACGCGAGCACGTGCGAATGCTTTAAGAGAATATCTGACGAATTCTGAAAAAGAAAATAAATTCGATCACGAAGAATTATATAAGGTTTTTGAATTATGTGTAAGCTGTAAAGCCTGCGCGAGCGAATGTCCTAGTAATGTTGACGTAGCAACTTTAAAAGCTGAATTTTTATATCAATATCAAAAAGCAAACGGTTTTTCTTTCCGAAATAAAATTTTTGCTTTCAATTCAAAATTGAATGAATTGGGAAGTATTGCGCCATCTATTACCAATTGGGCTTCTAATCTTTCATTCGTTAAAAAACGCATGGGAATTGCTCCTGAAAGACAAGTGCCGTTACTGGCTCCAAAGACATTTAGAAAATGGTATGAAAAGAATAGAAAACAGAATATAGGCAGTTCTTTTGAAAACGGCAGCGTTTATCTCTTCTGTGATGAATTTACCAATTATTATGATGTTTCGGTCGGAATCGATGCGTACGAACTCTTAACAGAATTAGGTTACAGAGTAATTGTAATCGATCATGAAGAAAGCGGAAGAGCTTTTATTTCAAAAGGCTTTTTGGAAGAAGCGCAGGAAATCGCGAACAAAAATGTCAATACTTTTAAAAATATAATTTCTGAAAACACGCCTTTAATCGGAATCGAACCATCAGCCATATTGACTTTTAGAGACGAATATATCCGATTGGCTGCAGATAAGGAAAGTGCTGAAAAATTAGCCAAAAATACTTTTACAGTCGAAGAGTTTTTCAAAAGAGAAATTGGAAACGGAAAAATTCATGCAGATCAATTTTCTGAAAAAGAGAAAAACATCAAAATCCATGGGCATTGTCATCAAAAATCATTGAGTTCAGTTGAAGCTTCGTTTGCGATGTTGAATGTTCCTAAAAACAATACAGTTACGATTTATAATTCTGGCTGCTGCGGAATGGCGGGTTCATTTGGCTATGAAAAAGAACATTACGAAATCAGTATGAAAATGGGAGAAGATACTTTGTTTCCGAAAATCAGGGCAACAGAGCAATCAACTGAAATTGCAGCTGCAGGAACCAGTTGTCGTCATCAGATTTTTGACGGAACCAGCAGAAAGGCCTTGCATCCCGTGACTATTTTAAAAGATTGTCTGAAATAA
- a CDS encoding DeoR/GlpR family DNA-binding transcription regulator produces MTKLIEDQKVVTTDLALALDLSEDTIRRDLNELDSKKLLEKVYGGAVQVKEKSANVFDIAITAEEQKKKIVTKALSLLHDDQVIIMSGGSTNLVFAKLIPADLKATIYTYSLPIAMQLSQHPNIDLIFIGGKMQKNAMVTIGMDVIQVVSKIKADICFIGASSINIKQGLTEVGYEISIVKKAMIEASDRVVSMFSSDKLNTKMPHGVCDLTQLDTIVTELDPEDEKLDEYRKSGVFIL; encoded by the coding sequence ATGACTAAACTTATTGAGGACCAAAAAGTTGTTACAACAGATTTAGCTTTGGCTCTCGATTTGTCAGAAGATACTATAAGAAGAGATTTGAATGAATTGGACAGCAAAAAGCTGTTAGAGAAAGTATACGGCGGCGCGGTTCAGGTTAAAGAAAAGTCTGCAAATGTCTTTGATATTGCAATAACTGCCGAAGAGCAGAAAAAGAAAATAGTTACAAAAGCGTTATCTCTACTTCATGACGATCAGGTTATTATAATGAGTGGAGGAAGTACCAATCTCGTTTTTGCAAAATTAATTCCGGCAGATTTAAAAGCTACTATATATACGTACAGTTTACCAATAGCTATGCAATTATCTCAGCATCCCAATATTGATTTGATTTTTATTGGTGGAAAAATGCAAAAAAACGCAATGGTTACTATTGGTATGGATGTGATTCAGGTGGTTTCTAAAATTAAAGCCGATATTTGTTTCATTGGTGCCAGCAGCATAAATATAAAACAAGGACTTACAGAAGTAGGTTACGAAATTTCAATTGTCAAAAAAGCAATGATAGAAGCTTCTGATAGAGTAGTTTCGATGTTTTCTTCAGATAAATTGAATACTAAGATGCCTCATGGGGTATGCGATCTTACGCAACTGGATACGATTGTAACAGAATTAGATCCAGAAGATGAAAAACTAGATGAATATAGAAAATCTGGAGTCTTTATCTTATAA